Proteins co-encoded in one Streptomyces sp. JH34 genomic window:
- a CDS encoding glycosyl hydrolase, giving the protein MTGSGTPSDRPQRHRHDRETDGRTTDGIAPPPKPVARRLGACLASAALVTATTLIATSCSTAGEKAPASSSATAPLEPSKGALLGHYYGDGTVDETDARIGTTPAIHLNYYGWEDDWSASEATLDDLSSNRIPLVNWEPFDVDFDDIIDGSLDATIEKQADGAKELGEPFFLDFAAEMNEEEGWGGHDPERYVAAYRHVHDVFDDRGASNVVWVWAPNVTDSADAPEAMSYYPGDRYVDWTGVDGYNWGTSEPDFAWQSFTELFRDIYGELADIGKPIIIGETGSDETGGSKAEWIEGIVPGLKDEFPLIKALVWFDVDKERHWQINSSPATLAAYRRMAADPYLAP; this is encoded by the coding sequence ATGACAGGTAGCGGCACCCCGTCAGACCGGCCCCAGCGGCACCGACATGACCGGGAGACGGACGGGCGAACCACGGACGGGATCGCCCCGCCGCCGAAGCCGGTCGCCCGTCGTCTCGGTGCCTGCCTGGCAAGCGCGGCCCTGGTCACAGCGACAACGCTGATCGCGACGTCATGCTCCACGGCGGGGGAGAAGGCCCCCGCGTCCTCGTCAGCCACCGCCCCGCTCGAACCGTCGAAGGGCGCTCTGCTGGGCCACTACTACGGTGACGGCACCGTGGACGAGACCGACGCCCGTATCGGGACTACGCCGGCAATCCACCTCAACTACTACGGCTGGGAAGACGACTGGTCTGCCTCCGAAGCGACCCTGGACGACCTCAGCAGCAACCGCATCCCCTTGGTGAACTGGGAACCGTTCGACGTCGACTTCGACGACATCATCGACGGATCGCTGGACGCGACCATCGAGAAGCAGGCTGACGGAGCGAAAGAACTGGGCGAACCGTTCTTCCTCGACTTCGCCGCAGAGATGAACGAGGAAGAAGGCTGGGGCGGCCACGACCCCGAACGGTATGTCGCCGCCTACCGTCACGTTCACGACGTCTTCGACGACCGTGGCGCCTCGAACGTCGTCTGGGTCTGGGCACCGAACGTCACGGACAGCGCCGACGCTCCTGAGGCCATGTCGTACTACCCCGGGGACCGGTACGTGGACTGGACGGGCGTCGACGGATACAACTGGGGGACGTCCGAACCTGACTTCGCATGGCAGAGCTTCACCGAGCTCTTCAGGGACATCTACGGCGAACTCGCAGACATAGGCAAGCCGATCATCATCGGCGAGACGGGATCCGATGAGACCGGAGGAAGCAAAGCCGAGTGGATCGAAGGCATCGTCCCGGGCCTGAAGGACGAATTCCCGCTGATCAAGGCTCTCGTATGGTTCGACGTCGACAAAGAGCGTCACTGGCAGATCAACTCGTCGCCCGCGACCCTCGCCGCCTACCGGCGGATGGCGGCCGACCCCTATCTCGCCCCATGA
- a CDS encoding SDR family NAD(P)-dependent oxidoreductase, which translates to MTTNRSRSGSSAHHGPALLTTPFGSHASAHEVIEGLDLTGSRAVVTGGASGIGARTVRALAAAGAEVTVATRRPETAEPLISELASVDGAGRVHAAALDLSDAASATAFARAWRGPLDILVANAGIMALPARTLTAGGWEAQLATNYLGHFALATALHTAMRDAGSARVVVVSSGAHRDVPFDFEDPHFESRPYDPWAAYGQSKTAGMLFTVGARRWTADGITVNALNPGYILTGLQRHLDDDTMRAFGVMDDEGNLKPLPHYKTPEQGAATSVLLAASPLLKGVTGRYFEDNQEARTVYGDDGRPGGVGAHALDPEAANRLWEYGTHGLREV; encoded by the coding sequence ATGACAACGAACCGTTCACGCTCCGGCAGCTCCGCGCACCACGGCCCCGCCCTCCTCACGACTCCCTTCGGCTCGCACGCCTCGGCACACGAGGTGATCGAAGGCCTTGACCTCACCGGCAGCCGTGCCGTGGTCACCGGAGGCGCCTCGGGCATCGGTGCCAGGACCGTCCGTGCCCTGGCCGCCGCAGGCGCGGAGGTCACTGTCGCCACACGCCGCCCGGAGACCGCCGAACCGCTGATCAGCGAGCTGGCCTCGGTCGACGGTGCGGGCCGGGTGCACGCGGCGGCCCTCGACCTGTCGGACGCGGCCTCGGCCACCGCTTTCGCCCGGGCCTGGCGCGGGCCGCTCGACATCCTCGTCGCGAACGCCGGGATCATGGCCCTTCCCGCGCGCACCCTCACCGCGGGCGGCTGGGAGGCCCAGCTCGCCACCAACTACCTCGGCCACTTCGCGCTGGCCACCGCCCTGCACACCGCCATGCGGGATGCAGGCTCCGCCCGGGTGGTGGTCGTCAGCTCCGGCGCCCACCGGGACGTGCCCTTCGACTTCGAGGACCCCCACTTCGAGAGCAGGCCCTACGACCCCTGGGCGGCCTACGGCCAGTCCAAGACCGCCGGAATGCTGTTCACGGTCGGTGCCCGCCGCTGGACGGCCGACGGCATCACGGTCAACGCGCTCAACCCCGGCTACATCCTCACGGGCCTCCAGCGGCACCTCGACGACGACACCATGCGTGCGTTCGGTGTGATGGACGACGAGGGCAACCTGAAACCGCTGCCTCACTACAAGACTCCCGAGCAGGGCGCCGCGACCTCGGTCCTGTTGGCGGCCTCACCGCTGTTGAAGGGCGTCACCGGCCGCTACTTCGAGGACAACCAGGAGGCCCGGACGGTGTACGGCGACGACGGCCGACCTGGCGGCGTGGGTGCCCACGCACTCGACCCGGAGGCGGCGAACCGGCTCTGGGAGTACGGCACTCACGGCCTCCGAGAGGTCTGA